A single Venturia canescens isolate UGA chromosome 1, ASM1945775v1, whole genome shotgun sequence DNA region contains:
- the MagR gene encoding iron-sulfur cluster assembly 1 homolog, mitochondrial, protein MASRIAAAATVRAVKGKRTLPTRAALVLTPNAIKKIKEILHDKTEYIGLKVGVRQRGCNGLSYTLDYAKEKSKLDEEVIQDGVRVIIDRKAQLSLLGTEMDYIENKLSSEFVFNNPNIKGTCGCGESFSV, encoded by the exons ATGGCGTCGCGCATAGCAGCGGCTGCCACGGTTCGAGCTGTCAAAGGCAAAAGAACACTTCCCACAAGAGCTGCCCTCGTTCTC aCGCCAAATGCGATCAAAAAGATTAAAGAGATTTTGCACGATAAAACAGAATAT ATCGGCTTGAAGGTAGGCGTGCGGCAAAGAGGTTGCAATGGGCTTAGTTATACACTGGATtatgcaaaagaaaaaagcaaacTTGACGAGGAAGTCATACAGGATGGTGTGAGAGTAATAATCGATCGAAAAGCTCAGCTATCCCTCCTGGGAACTGAAATGGATTAtatagaaaataaattaagctcagaatttgtttttaataatCCAAACATCAAAGGCACATGCGGATGCGGAGAAAGTTTCTCCGTTTAg